Genomic segment of Vulpes vulpes isolate BD-2025 chromosome 16, VulVul3, whole genome shotgun sequence:
AGCTTGTGTAGTTTCCTCCTCCTTGGTTTTCTTTCATAAGAGAGAAAaccctgggctgggggtggggagcagggggtgagAGGGAGCTTATGCTTATAAGCACTCTGAATGAGTTTCCAAAAGGTTTCTATGTCACAACGCAGCTCTGACATAAATATAACTAACTGTCTACAAGATGCTCTATGCTATTTAGGACTGGATGGATAGTAAGATTATTCAAGATtctggagtgattttttttttttaaagaagtagtgCAAATGATGCTTTCCcaatatttctgtaatatttcttaaatttctgtgACATAGTTTCCTTTTAGCCAATGACATCCATGTTTGGTGTATGCTTTCTGCCCGAGTATCTTAATATTTGAACAGACCAAGGGAAGATCCTAATTAGTCTGAAgatcttaaattttctttaatgaatgaGTTAAATAGGCAATTCACTCTCAGTGTGGTAAATCAAATACCAACGACACGTCACACATTTCACCAAACCATTTGATGTTTCCTCTAAAATTCCACAATCCTGatatattctttcattctctAATACATGATATAGGATTTTTATGCCCGAATCAAGAGTCTGCCTCTCCAAGCATTTGTCTAATTAGAACTAACATTCCAATTTTAATGCAGATGAATTAAGATCTGATATAAAAATTGGAGATGTCATATTAATTTCTAACCGAGAAACACTCTTCATCCTGAACTTTTATCATCAAGGTTTCTGTATAATTCATGAGGTTTACACTTTCAAATACTGCCTTAAAGATTAGTTCTTGGAGGAAAGCTCATGAGATGATTCCCATATGaagaacacaaatataaaatacttggAATTTTATTGACTATCATAAAACCATCAAttaccttgattttctttttcttacaaaggTTAATGCTGCTCTTAACCTTTAAAGCCATCCGAAGGTTTATATAAAGGCACTTCTAATATACAATGTAAAGGTAAATATTCCTTTCTCATTTAGCAATCTGATATTTTACTTTGTAGCCTGCAAGTGTGCTACTTAATAAATGCTAAAGTAAAATGTATTGCAAATTAAGATTATCCTAGGataattatacatttaatgcaaataGTTTGCACTGAAGTTTAGGAATAGAGTTTGCATTATAGATATTTGTATGAGTTTTTATTGTGATTTGTAGCAAGTTTCTCTCTTTCACTTCACCACTTTTTTAAGGAGTTAAAAACAAGTATAtttgaagaagacagaaaaaaataagaaggtagCAAAAATTGAAATACACCTAAGTTCCAAGAAATTCGGGGGGAAGGAGTTTTATCTAGGAATGCGGAATACTAAATTATATAGGAAAATTAGCAGTTTAAATCCAACACATTTAAGAAGATCCCAATGACAGAATGTCAGTGAAGAGATGTAGTACAGTGAATTGAAAGCCTTGCTAATTTTGGGTACGAGGAATCAAATCTGATGGGATGACCagacaatttccttttctttttttctttcatccgAAGCAAAGTAATTTTGCAATCACAGTTTTATCCcagatttgcttttcattttcaatcttGAAATCACTATCCATCCTTGGCAAAATCATCAACATCAGTAACAGATTTGGCAGTAACCATGTAGAAAATAGGACAAATATAGTATGGGTTTAAGCATGAGagatataaataagcaaaataatgaGAATGCATACCACGGTTATATTCATCGTCATCGTCTAACCAAACACACAGAATGAAAAGAGGAATCCCCAGAACGTGACACTAGAGCACAATGCCAAGATAAAAATCACTGCTAAGTCTGAGCATGACAAAGAAACAGATGGTCATGACCTCTTCtgcagggagggaaaaaaaaaaaaaaaagaataatgatacaAGACACTTAATAGCGAAATTGTTCATGACTGCTAAGATtcttggaagaaaaacaaaatgaagaagccGCTACaggaatgagataaaaaaaaaaaataatacatgtctaTGTTTGCCAGCCACATTGCAGAACTGAAGAGTCACCTGTGGTTTTCCGCTTAACACAGGAGAGATGAGTTGGTCTAGTATATTTGATAGCaggttttaaaatgaatttcctGGAGGGAGAGTGGGCCTGAACTTCTGTTTTTTTAGCAAGTTCAGCCTTCTTATAAACTGCTacgaataaaaaaaaacacaagaaaaagcaTACCATCAGGAGAAAATACACACTTGGAGCAAAACCGAACGACATTTCATAAATAATTAGTTACCACTGTTAGGAAGTTTCTTCTACAAAAGAGTAACAatgaatacaaaaacatttttaaagaagttattgTGAAATGaaccttttttccttctcacttcATCTCTGGAGACTGTGCTAGGTTCCtttttagctatttttctttcAGGAGTGGAAATTCTGCCTCTCCCGGTTTtaaaaggcttttcttttctatgtttcTCGAGAGATGGTCTCCGAGCTTCCTTTTCAGCTTTCTCCTCTTTAGGAATAGTTTCTAACTGTTCTGTCATGATGCTCCTATCATCATCTGCGGATCAAAGCAAAccatgacaacaacaacaacaacgaaagcATTAGTAACAGATGTACAAGATCCttcatatatttaacaaaatgcaGAACAGAGATAAAGGGacatttttaaactgtttaaaaCGAAAAAGAAATCGTTTTATTTGgaagtagaaaattaaaaaaaaaaaaaataatgcacacCTTGAGTGTCCACCCAGAGGCTGTCAGCATCCATGATGGAATCATCAATGGTGGTCTCGTCTTTGTAATCGTCATAGGTTTCCGTCTTATATTCTGAGAGTGCaacctcctctctctctggggAAGCTGGAGCCTCCGGGGAGCCATCCCTGGGCTCGGCCTGGGCTTCGGCGGCCTCATCGACGTGGAGCTCTTTGAGGTGGAGCTCTTCTCCGGCGCGGGGAGCCGGTCTCCTCTCCACCTCGGGCTGCTCTAGGGCTGCGAAGCGCACGCTGTGGGCGCCTGACTCCCCTTCGTCGGTGGTGGTTTGCACCACGGTGATAAAATCATCCTCGATGGTTACCACGGACTCGATCACCCCTTTGTGCTCGCCAGGGCAGGTCTCCACAAATTCCTCCCTGACCCCGGGGACGCCCAGGTCGGTGATCTGAAGGGTGTCGGAGCGGAAGAGCAGCTTGTCGTACTCTCCCTGGGCCTCGATCTCGTCTTCCTCGCTCCGGGCCTCTGCGGGCTCGATGCCGGCGGCTTCGGGCACCTGCTCTGGGACGTCGGAGGGTGTGACAGAGATATCTGGGGTCCCCTTGCTGTCCTCCTGTGGCTGCTGAATGAATTCCATCTGGACGTCGGCCCTCTCGTCCGGGGCCAGCTCGGCCTCTGAAACAGCAGGTGCACAGGGAATCTCCACAGACAATTTGATGGCGATCTCATCTTGGATCAGAGAGGACTCCGGGGACGTTTCCTTCTTGCCCTCGTCGGCTTTCAAGGACTCCATGGTGAGGCTCTCGTGCTCGCCACTGGACTCGTAGGACTCCTCCTTGTCCACAGCCTCCTGGTGCACCAGGTCAGGCTTGGCCACCTTCTCCTTGATCTCCGTCTCGCTGGCACGGGCGCCTTCCTTCACGGGGCCAAACTCGACACCCGGAGGCGCCAACGTGGAGGGGGCGAGATCCTGCCCGACCTCGGGGGGGAGCTCCGTCTCCTGTCCCCCATCTAGGGTCAGCCCCGCGGCCATCTGCCCGAAGTCGCTGATGTGAACATCCACGTGACCCTGGTCGGCTTTCTTTGCAACAAAATCCAGTTCTGGTGCAGCTTTCCTGGAAGGTTCGACCTCCCCGACCTCTGGCACTGAGCTGAGCCCTTTCTCAGCTGCCTCCGCTGCAGGAGGGGATGCATCTTTTGCTGCGGTCGGGGGGTGCTCGGAGATTGCTCCTAATCCAGACGCTTCGGCCTGGTCGCTGGCCTCTTCCGCTGCCCTGGAGTGTTCCTTTGCATCCGCATGTTCTTCACCCTTTTCTAGGACGGTATCCAGCTTATCACTGGCTTTCCTGTCCTGCTCCGACTCCCTAGCCGGGCCCGGCTTGTCACCAGGGACGTGCGGGGAGACCTCTTTCTCAGCCCCCAGCTCGTCTTTGACTCTGCCGGCAGCCGCCAGTTTTACTTCAATCAACGAGAGGTCCGTGGCGAGGTCTCTCCGCATCTTGTCATCGGGGCCTTCATAAAAGGACCCGCTGTCCCCGGACAGATTCTCGCTGTCTTGAACCGGCGACGGGAGCGGGACCGTGTACTTGTTGAACACACAGTAGCCCAGGTCTTCCAGCTGACTGTCCGTTTTAACCACGACGTGGTTCTCGTCGGTGACAGGGGGCAGGCCCGTACTGCCCTCCTCGGCCACAGCCTCCGATGGCACCGATTTCCTCCTGGCAACCTCGGCATCTGCGCTCACCGAAGCTAATCTGGACCTCGTGCCCGCCAGATCGAGCATCTCAGGCAGGTCAGGGGCCATGACGGTGCCATTTTTGTAATAATCTTTGGCGAGGAAAGGGGACTCACACGATGGCTCAACCGGAGCATTTTCCTCTCCCGGAGCCTTCCCCCCCTCTGGCTGTTCCTCCTCTTTGCTCTCTACCGGGAAACAAGGGGCTTTCTCCAGGGCAGGTGTGGTGGCCGGAAGGTAATCATCCCCTTCGTCCATACTTCCACTAGTGTTGGTCAGAATGTCAGAAGCCAGAGGAGAAAGATCGTGGCCCCGACCAAAGTTGAATCCGAGGGCTATGGAATCCAGGCAAGACATGGGCAAGTTGATCGACATGCTTCTTTGCTCTATTGCTGACCTCCCGCCAAGTCCGAGACTCCTGCTTAGCGTCAAGTCGTCCTTATTCTTACTGTGGAGATCCCTCTTCTCCCCATACACTTTTGGATCAATAGTAAACATCCTTTCTTGAGGAGAACTGGGTTCTTCGGGTAAATCGGCTGGATAACCCTGTGCAAGAGTGCTGTACCCTGCTTCTTGCGCTGCggccctgggctggggctctTGGCCGGCCTCAAGTCCCTTGTCGCCGTTTTTACACACGGGAGACACGGTATCCAAAGACTCTAGGGCACTTTCTCTTGTGTCGCTTAGTTCGTAGTAATCACTGCCCGGCTGGATGCTCTTTGTCACGTCTTCTTTCAAGGCAGATGTTTCGAAATACTTGGACATTCCTGACTTATCTTCATAAAATGGCATGTCAAGCTCAGCTGATGTTGCAGCCCCAGCCCCTTCAACCTTAGTGTCTTTGCCCAcaactttttcttcaaaaaggtCCTGGGTTGCACTCTTCTCACTTGCTGCAGCTGGTTCGGTCACGACTTTCTCCAGGGTCGTGGAGGTCATGGCTGAATCGGTTACTGCTTGTTCCAAACCGACAGGGAATAATAATGCGTCTGTGGTAGGCTCTTGgcctttctgttcttcttttgAGAGGGCGTGCTCCATGCAGGGCTGAATGatgcctgtttctccatctgtcaGTTTTGGGGGCTCACTGTCTTTTGGCATGGCTTCTTTGTCAGAAACGGTTGTTTTTTCCTCAAGCTTTGGCTGAGACTCCTTGTCAGTAGGTGTAGCTTCCTGCTCTTTTTTCTGTGCGCTCTCTGGCTTGATCGCCCCTTTTTCCTCTCCCAAAACTTTCTCTGGGACACCTTCTTCCACAGTTGGAATGAGGGCATCTTTGGGTAAGGTGGTTGCCTCTGAGGCTGGTGCTTCTGCCACTTTGTCGGGTTTATCCTTAGGGGGCTCTTCAGCTTTAGAACTATCTTTGGCAGGTGCTGGGCCACTGGtttcttccagaaattttttGTCATCTGGCTGTAAAAAGGCAGGGGCAAAGGGTGATGCTTCTGCAACGATTTCATTCTTCATGACATCTAAAGGAAGAGTGAAGCTTCCCGCCTGAAAGGGACTTGGCATGGGAGAATCAAActgtttcccttcccattttGGGATGTCCTCAAGTACATCTTTTCCCTTCATGGGTGTTAGGGGGCCGGGTGAGATGGGAGCAGCTAAACCCCACTCGTCCTTTTTTGCTTCTGTTGGCATTTCGATGAACCAGTCCTTTTGCTCTTTTGGAGTGGGGGGCTCTGCAGAGAGGCCAATACCAGGCACCACTAGGCTCGGTTCTGTCTTCTGTTTCATGTCTTCCAGCCCGGCACCAAGAGGCTGCCCAAACAGAGTGGGAGgtgctctttcttcttctgtgccTTGCATGTCCTTTGTGTCAGGGGAAGTTTTCGTTGTCTCAGGCTGAGAAACTAAGGCAGCATGTTTGAGGTCTTCACCAGGCTTACTTTGTTTCTCTGACTCCTTGTCTTTCTTGTCTAATGGCTCAGCTGGAGAAGGAGTCAATTCCTGTTGATCATGGAACTCCATCTTCGAGGCTGGAAATAAACCTGAAGTAATTGGGTTGATTTTTAAACAGATAATAGGCAAGTGCTTTCAGGCAGTaagcttaaaattatattttgaaatgacaaatgaATGGTAGGGTAAGAAAACAAAACGAAACTATGGAACATGCAAGCATGCTACCcgtttaaaaattaacatgaaaatgTCAGGATCGAGATATATTTGTACTACTGCTGAAATGGACTGCTGTTGCGAATCAATGCATACAGGAATTGTGTATTTTGAATACTCTTTGCTCCTCTGTTTGGGTTCTCCTAAATAGTATGTAATGTGTACggtagtagaaaaaaaaattcatgtgcCTTCTACATAAATGACAAATTAAGGAACATTGAATCAGTAATATTTagatacaaaaatactttaaGGACTAAATATGAAAAACGGATGAATGTCCACTGAGCTTTTTCATTTGTGTTGTCATTTGAAAATGAACTGGCAGGCCAAGGGCAGAAGGCTAATTAATCCATAGTAAGTATTCATAGTTTCAATTAACTTGATTTACAAATGCCAGGACCAATTTTTTGAGCATTGAAAAGTTACTGGCATAATTTTTTAAGGAGTCATCTGAGATTAAATTTCaggaatataaatatttgctattaacTTTATGTGATATGACCTAAAAAATTGACAAGGCAGTTTCTACCACAAATTCAAAATTCTTAATCCCGAATCATCAGCTGACCTTACGACAGATGTAAGAAAATCTGAATTATATTGTTAATACTGAGAGGTCATgtgaatacaaattttaaaaagagccgATCTTTATAATATCTTTCTCTCCCTGGTCATGACCTTGTGATCGATGGTGAGGCACTAACTGTGGCTTCAGAGATACTTCATAGAAATTAAGtggctctttatttttgtttgttcaccAATGCAAAAGGTTTCAGAGTCTCACTTGTGTTTTAAGGTCACAGGTATTTTGTTGTGGTCATTGGAGCTAAATGTAATTATCTGgaaaaaatttgggaaaaaataataaaattcagtcATCGCTCAAAGAGCAAGTGTATGGATCATCATTACCTTATATACTTGTGTGTCCTGTTGtaacaatagaaaagaaatacttcATGAACTTCTAATAAAGGTTAGATGGATGAAAACTCAAGAGATATGATGATGGTCAAAGACGTTGGCTGCCATGGAGAGGAAATGGTATGAGAAGCATCAGCAGGAGCTTTTAGGAAAACCAAACCAGAATTCATTGAAGCATAAAAAATATAGCACGTTGCGGttgcaaacaaaaacaattctaCCATTTAAGCCTCTGTGTGCCAAAATCCGAGTCTACGATTTGAAAGAAAAGCATATGAATCGCTgtcccaaaaataaaaataaaaatatacatgtattagCAATGTGGCTGGCAAACACTTGGAGATGGGAGGGGGGCGGACAAAAAGCTCACACAGCATCGTCAGCCTGGCTGCAAAGCGTATTGTATCATggcaaaataaaaccaagaatcagCTGCAGCAGTGGAAGACCTAGCTGCCACACAGCACCTGTGCAAGCCACACTCTGCTCATTAAACCTACAACAtcggtctcaggatcatgagaagACCAAGCCATGGAATAGCATTGGAAAGGCATCAGGTTGGTAAGCTGCTGGAGAGATCATTTGCAACAGAACACATGCAAATCCTAGGAAAGACACACCTTCCCTGGCAGAGGAAGGGATTGTTACTTCTGGAGACACCTCGGTGACCTCTTTTACACTTTTCTCCTGTGGGGCCCCTGCTGGGGCACTCTCTTCAGGAGCTATGTGGGCCTCCACACTAGACTCCGCTGGGCCCTCACTGAGGCCCTGGGGTTGGTCTGAGGCCTTGGCAGCCCCGCACTCTTTCCCAGGAAGAGTGGCAGGTGTCTCTTCCTCAGCCATTGTTCCCTCTAGCGTTTCTTCTTCTTAGGGATGAAAAAGATGTTGACATCACGACCACAGAACAATACACGAAATGGCAGAAATACTATTCAAGGAACACTTTCAGCTCCATTACATCAACCTCACGAGAACCTCTTTTACCATTTGGACGAACAGATTAATATTCTGATGCAACGTGCATTATGTATTGCTTGGGAAATTATTCTATATAATCTGCTAATAATGATGCCTTTTACAGTCTCGTTAAAaggctatttattttaaaacttgagaGCTGAAAGGGTTTTATTGCTCTACTACCCTTAGTGGAAATGGCAGTAAGTTGCACACATGTAGGAAGCTTGCTGGAAATAAGAGATGGTGCTGCTGGATAACAGATGGTTATGAAAAGACAGATGCATTGATGTACTGAAAGAAACCTTTAAATTTGCTAGACATGTGCTGTTTTCTCCAATGCAGTAAGCCCCTACATATGAATTTCTGattactttatttaaaacatgCAAACTTTAGTAAAGAATCTTTTGGAATAAAAAACACCCGGCTTCAAAATGAGAGCCATCAACTACCCTAACAGTTTTCATGGAACCCACAAACACTATCTTATTTAGTATTCAGAGGCAAAAGTATTtagtatttaaagtaataaattatattttgatataatttatgtatgtaatatttttaaggcAAAAGACTTCCTCactcaatttattttatcttcattgcATTCCATGATATGGGAGACTATGAAAATTTCAAGGAgtaagcaaaatattttgaaaagcaaggTCTGGGTAAAAGGTAATCTTACCACTGAAAAAAGTCTAAGGACCTCTGGGACACAGCTGTTACCATATTGCTTACACCCTTGAAATACCAATAATTAGTTCATGTATAGTTCCCCTTGATCCTGAATAAGAAACTGTGCCCATTACCTGGAAAGTCTTATTGTGCAATTCAAAACCAAACCACGGAGATAACTGAATGGCAACCAAACTGCCAAAATATCTTCCCAAAGGATGTATATCACGtggaaaaatgttaacaattaaaatgtaaaatgaacacTTATGAAGGCCATGAATTATCGTGTTCATTTGCTTCTCATTTTGCACTTCAAATGCCAgtaaaataaatcccattttattGCTTAAGAAATTAGAGGGAAATATATAAGCTGTTTTATAGTTCTACAAATGAAAGGTTCTTATGAAACATTGTTTAAATGGCCTGGTGAGAAAGACTACAGATGGAAAGGAAAGGGATTTTCTTTTGTAAGAGATACTAAAACTCCTAGGCAAGGGATGGGGGAAGAAAGGACTGCTTCATCtattccctccaccccccatttAGCACTCAGGGactttcatttttgtcatttagTTACataagtaacattaaaaaaattcaaactccAAATTATTATTAAGGCCATTTTTGTAATTACAGACGAGACTTCTACTATAGCTGCTTTACTAATGTCACCCTCTTGGGTAAAGTCTAATCAAGTCAatcaatttattttccaaatccaTGTAACCTTTTGgctttccatttcctcattttgtaTAAATCATGTTTATTTCCACTACACTCGTTTCTCATTCGAAATTCCCcatctttttcttaattgttaTTAAGTTTACACTATTAGAAGGACTTATTTTTTACCATGGgttatatttctcttttagaGTGTCTGAGCCATTGGTGCTCTTTGTTTTCCAAAGGATCCTTGAAGACGTTTATTATCATGAATGTAGTTGGAAAGAATGTTTGTTCCCCATTGCCTTGGAACTATCTGCCCTTATGTTAAATACGGTCCTGTATGAAAATAAACTCTTCATGCACACAAGTGCACTTTTCTCTATTTGAAAATAAGCTCTTCACCTCCACAAAATGTGTTTTGgctctatttttgttttcctttacaaAGCTACCTAGTTAGAAAGAGGTAAATTTCAGCCCACTGCCCTCATCACGGCCAGGTATATACACTAGGGTCTGTTAGTTTTATGAGGCTGGAATGACAAAGGTTTTGGATCACTGCTTTCACTTTAGCCCAGGTATATTGATGTGAGCCAATATTTATTCACCTAGGGGGAGCCTCTGTAGTTTCTGTAGATGATTAAATGATTTGGAGAAATATATTCATTCTGTAACATGCATTCTGCCCAACACAGATTCACgatctttctcttttaaagagcTATCGTATTGACATGCTCCTAAAAATGGTTGATTCTATTTAAGTCTGGCCCTAGTAATATTCTGTatccaaggaggaaaaaaactatATAGTACATAGAGGACTACATACAGAGTCCTCTTCTTCAGTTTGAGTTAAGAGGATATATTCTTCCCCCACTGATTTATTTTCAGGGAGCAGAAAGGAGTCATACTTTTACTGAActctttttgatttcttcccATCCCTTTCCCCTTTTTGGCGTTCTTTTCAGAAGTAattatatagaaaagaaaatacccaTATGCCTCAAATGAGGTATTTGGCCAGACATCTAAACTATATAGGGACGTCACTTTCATATGGAAAAAACAGGCTcctttccctcccaccccacatcCGAAGGTACGCTGAGTATGATGCATGTGGTCAAAGCtgcaggctggggaggaggagcaaaaGGGGACCATGCTTGGTTCACCTTTCTCCTGGCCTAAGTGGGCCTCTGCACTCTGCGCTGGGACACTGGGGAGCACACTAGAGGTAGTCCATTGTGAGCTGAACAAAGGATGCTCATAGTACTCCTCATCGGAATTGGAAGGGTCATCATCAGGCACAGACACCGAGATGGAGGGGGCTAGGAGTCTACGCCTCTCCCCGCTGGTGGCAGGTTCGTGGCTGGGGAACCTGTGTAGAGGACCCACTTGATCCTCAGCCCCTTCATCTACAAACAGACACATAGGAAGAAACTGCAGGGAAAACTGGACAAGACAGACACAAGATCAGACGGACGAGACAAACACCTACACGAAGACATGACGGGTCACAGAGGTAGCACAGTGGGATGGAGGGGAATTAGCCAGACCAAGCTGATGGAGGATGGGAGGCAGTGAATGTTTCATGCATCAGTAGGCACTGAATTTACACTATCCCTTAGGTAACCTTGCCattgatttaaataaatcaaaGGCACTAACACCCTTTACTGCATAATACAAATTATCTATACACTCCCCTCCAACAAGTCAGAAtaacccaaacaaaaaacaaaccaaaaaacccccactGAAATAGAAACAAAGCATTACAGTACAGACACATTATTTGGAAGAAATTCTTTCAAGTAGACTCTTTTCATGCTTCTGTCAATATATTTataagttaaaaaagaagaaaggcgtTAGGACCTGATGCTTTACAATTATAAGGGAAAACAGTCCTGTATGAAGCACAACCTTAATTATCTAGGATGGTCACATAGTTAGCATTTTGGTTAATTTAAGTTTTTGTTAATGACTTTTACcagaaaaccatttttaattcCAGGCcggttaaaaaaaatctacagtagTGCATTCTTCTTCTTGTTAAGGAGAGTACAGTAGCCTAGCTCTTTCCTTGGGTGCCAAAGACTAGGGGCATCCTTTTGAACACTGGTTTTCATGGTTTTAAGAGAGTCCCTAATAAtataaactcattttcttttctttttcttctgaaagttGAAAAGAGATACAATCACCTGACAATTATTTCTACAGAGCTGGCTTCAGATTCACCAAGACTTTATTCTATGTGGTTTCATTTACACCtctggttgtttttgtatttcaaaCTCTCGCTGCATATTTCTCATTGAAATGCTAACATAAATACTCTCATTTCTGCCTTTCCAGTGACTTGGCTTAGAAATCTGccttatttaaatatatctccTTAAATACACAAGGGAAGGTAAGTCTGCTTAGCACTTGGATTCTGGTATATTTCAATGAGCTTTAAGGATGATGGCAACAAACAATATTTGGCTTCTAATGTGGTACAGAAACTACATCTCGGGCCTATATAACAGGTTCCAGGATTTGCTAATcattatgatttatttacttttatttagaaataatttccaaatttccTAACTTTCAATaataagaattattaaaatgtattaaaagtcTGTGTatccaatttttatttctatcaaaaTTTAAGCAGGCAGATTAtagcatttatttgaaaatgtactgTATCGTTAGGGCAGTATCTTATTTTCAGCAACCAAGTGCTAACAAcctgaaataaatttgaaatcgTAAAGGTATGAAAATAATATCTCGTAGAGGGAATACTTTTAATCTCTTGAGCACATTATTTACTGATTGTTCCATGCTATTTTTTCCTGGATGGCTGCTCAGAACTTTTTCAGCCATCATGCTTATTATATCATGGGATAGCAGAAGCCTAAAATTACATTTGATATTCTTAGTT
This window contains:
- the MAP2 gene encoding microtubule-associated protein 2 isoform X23, translating into MADDRKDEAKAPHWTSTQLTEASAHPHPPEIKDQGGAGEGLVRSANGFPYREDEEGAFGEHGSQSTYSDTKENGINGELTSADRETAEEVSARIVQVVTAEAVAVLKGEQEKEAQHKDQPAALPLAAEETANLPPSPPPSPASEQTVPVEEASKMEFHDQQELTPSPAEPLDKKDKESEKQSKPGEDLKHAALVSQPETTKTSPDTKDMQGTEEERAPPTLFGQPLGAGLEDMKQKTEPSLVVPGIGLSAEPPTPKEQKDWFIEMPTEAKKDEWGLAAPISPGPLTPMKGKDVLEDIPKWEGKQFDSPMPSPFQAGSFTLPLDVMKNEIVAEASPFAPAFLQPDDKKFLEETSGPAPAKDSSKAEEPPKDKPDKVAEAPASEATTLPKDALIPTVEEGVPEKVLGEEKGAIKPESAQKKEQEATPTDKESQPKLEEKTTVSDKEAMPKDSEPPKLTDGETGIIQPCMEHALSKEEQKGQEPTTDALLFPVGLEQAVTDSAMTSTTLEKVVTEPAAASEKSATQDLFEEKVVGKDTKVEGAGAATSAELDMPFYEDKSGMSKYFETSALKEDVTKSIQPGSDYYELSDTRESALESLDTVSPVCKNGDKGLEAGQEPQPRAAAQEAGYSTLAQGYPADLPEEPSSPQERMFTIDPKVYGEKRDLHSKNKDDLTLSRSLGLGGRSAIEQRSMSINLPMSCLDSIALGFNFGRGHDLSPLASDILTNTSGSMDEGDDYLPATTPALEKAPCFPVESKEEEQPEGGKAPGEENAPVEPSCESPFLAKDYYKNGTVMAPDLPEMLDLAGTRSRLASVSADAEVARRKSVPSEAVAEEGSTGLPPVTDENHVVVKTDSQLEDLGYCVFNKYTVPLPSPVQDSENLSGDSGSFYEGPDDKMRRDLATDLSLIEVKLAAAGRVKDELGAEKEVSPHVPGDKPGPARESEQDRKASDKLDTVLEKGEEHADAKEHSRAAEEASDQAEASGLGAISEHPPTAAKDASPPAAEAAEKGLSSVPEVGEVEPSRKAAPELDFVAKKADQGHVDVHISDFGQMAAGLTLDGGQETELPPEVGQDLAPSTLAPPGVEFGPVKEGARASETEIKEKVAKPDLVHQEAVDKEESYESSGEHESLTMESLKADEGKKETSPESSLIQDEIAIKLSVEIPCAPAVSEAELAPDERADVQMEFIQQPQEDSKGTPDISVTPSDVPEQVPEAAGIEPAEARSEEDEIEAQGEYDKLLFRSDTLQITDLGVPGVREEFVETCPGEHKGVIESVVTIEDDFITVVQTTTDEGESGAHSVRFAALEQPEVERRPAPRAGEELHLKELHVDEAAEAQAEPRDGSPEAPASPEREEVALSEYKTETYDDYKDETTIDDSIMDADSLWVDTQDDDRSIMTEQLETIPKEEKAEKEARRPSLEKHRKEKPFKTGRGRISTPERKIAKKEPSTVSRDEVRRKKAVYKKAELAKKTEVQAHSPSRKFILKPAIKYTRPTHLSCVKRKTTATGGESSQASSVFKQAKDKVSDGVTKSPEKRSSLPRPSSILPPRRGVSGDRDENSFSLNSSISSSARRTTRSEPIRRAGKSGTSTPTTPGSTAITPGTPPSYSSRTPGTPGTPSYPRTPHTPGTPKSAILVPSEKKVAIIRTPPKSPATPKQLRLINQPLPDLKNVKSKIGSTDNIKYQPKGGQVQIVTKKIDLSHVTSKCGSLKNIRHRPGGGRVKIESVKLDFKEKAQAKVGSLDNAHHVPGGGNVKIDSQKLNFREHAKARVDHGAEIITQSPGRSSVASPRRLSNVSSSGSINLLESPQLATLAEDVTAALAKQGL